One Pseudomonadota bacterium genomic window, GTCGACTGGCCGCCGCGCCCTTCGCCGCCGGGTCGGTAGCCGTCTGCGGAATCGAGGCCGAGCTGCGTGGCCCCAGCCGCACCCTGATCACCTTCCAGCACCTGATTGCGCGGCATCCGCAGCACGCCTTCAGCCTGCTGGTCGGCGCGGACGTGCTCGAGCAGACCCAGGCCTGGTACGGCTTCGAGGCGCTGGCGCGGCTGGCGCCGATCATCGTCGTCGGTCGCGCGGGCCATGCAGCGGCGGGCTCCGGGCTGGCGCTCGCCAACGTCAGCTCGACCGAGGTGCGGTCGCGGGTCGCCCTTGGCTTCGCCGTCGACCATCTGCTGCCGCAGGCGGTCTGCGCCTACATTGGCACCCATGGGATCTACCGCGGCGCCACTACAGACGCGGCGAATCAGTCGTCAGCTTCCCAACAGCTGGTGCGTCCGTTATAATCTCGCTTATCACTTGCCTTCGCTTCAAAGATCCTCGCGTGGCGTGCCGCGGCAGCGGCGCGAAGGGAAAAGCACGATGATGCACCGCCCGGGCCTCCATGTATCGACAGCCTCGCGCGTCGCTTGGCGCCCACGGGGGCGCGTCCTCGCCGCGATCTTGCTGCTGCTCGGCGGCGCGAATACGGGCTGCACGAACGGCACCCTGGGTGGCGGTTCCCTCGATGCCGGCGTCGTGCGCGGCGACGCCCGGTCGCGCGATAGTCGGCCGCCCGCGCGTGATTCGAGCTTTCTCCCGGATCTCGCCCTCGAGCGGATGGACGACGGCGGCGCCTGCGTGCCGAAGTACACCGAATGTGGCCAGCTCTGTGGCCCGGTCTATGACCGCTGCAGCGACCGTACGCTGCAATGTGGCGGCTGCGCGATCGGCAAGGTCTGCAACCTCGTCAGCCACGAATGCGTGACGCCGCTGATCACCTGCCCGCAGCTCGGGGCGGAGTGCGGCGAGCTGCGCAATAGCTGCGGGCTCTTCAAGGACTGTGGCACCTGCCCGGCGGGCAAGACCTGCAACGCCAACACGCATAAATGCGAAAGCTGTCCCACGACGCTGAAGTGCGCCGACTTGGGCTTCGAGTGCGGTCAGGTCTGGCTTGGCTGCGGCGCCAAGACGACCACCACCGATTGCGGGAGCTGTCCGGCCAGCGCGGTCTGTAACACTACGCTCCACGTCTGCGAGCCGCGCTGCACGCCGGCGCCCAAGGCGGAGATCTGCGCCGCCCGCGGGGCGGAATGCGATCCGGTCTCAGACGGCTGCG contains:
- the nadD gene encoding nicotinate (nicotinamide) nucleotide adenylyltransferase, which gives rise to MSRIAILGGSFNPPHLGHQLICTWALSTGQAEAIWLLPVWQHAFDKPLAPFEHRLAMCRLAAAPFAAGSVAVCGIEAELRGPSRTLITFQHLIARHPQHAFSLLVGADVLEQTQAWYGFEALARLAPIIVVGRAGHAAAGSGLALANVSSTEVRSRVALGFAVDHLLPQAVCAYIGTHGIYRGATTDAANQSSASQQLVRPL